From the genome of Candidatus Wallbacteria bacterium, one region includes:
- a CDS encoding polysaccharide deacetylase family protein: MKLVFLLLILSLPVFAVPMPDFEGLLHDYRDYHLTLGYFSEQAHTAEVHTNRAYQEIYITGHYLHQRETSISLKIKDTIISSPEVTILFFKEMLGKEGAGENYLIFRKFIDLNLLVLKSMSSESAGEIMEILKKNGNFKGSRIAFLQVDRIIKETEGNFTEEQAPAGKLPGKYCEVKYVKGKTPFLVQYDDFLKSGEIILTFDDGPTPVGNYTADICKTLKENSFPSIFFVLGVHLERQTGLNLLLSEKDTGAVAGVHGYWHATPDDRPLTAYDWATIKDQLSKTMSQIEGNGQNPVFFRPPYGIVRDTDLNSIRSELDLIPVGWTIDSQDWSIKSPKELFANITKQITKRKKGILLMHDIHPQSREVLSSLCKWLKANNYSVVSPQKLVDAFSTHDDESL; the protein is encoded by the coding sequence ATGAAGCTTGTTTTTCTGCTCTTGATTCTCTCCCTTCCTGTTTTTGCTGTTCCCATGCCGGATTTTGAAGGACTGCTGCACGATTACAGAGATTATCATCTGACACTCGGATATTTCTCGGAACAGGCGCACACAGCCGAAGTCCATACCAACCGGGCTTACCAGGAAATATATATTACAGGTCATTACCTTCATCAGCGTGAGACTTCCATCTCACTGAAAATCAAGGATACGATCATCTCATCTCCTGAGGTGACAATCCTGTTTTTCAAAGAGATGCTCGGAAAAGAAGGAGCCGGTGAAAATTATCTGATCTTTCGGAAATTCATTGATCTCAACCTCCTGGTACTCAAATCCATGTCTTCAGAATCAGCTGGGGAAATCATGGAAATTCTGAAAAAAAACGGCAATTTCAAAGGAAGCAGGATTGCTTTCCTCCAGGTGGACAGGATCATCAAGGAAACAGAAGGCAATTTTACAGAGGAGCAGGCTCCTGCCGGGAAACTGCCTGGAAAATACTGTGAAGTAAAATATGTCAAGGGAAAGACGCCATTTCTTGTCCAGTACGACGATTTCCTGAAAAGCGGGGAAATCATCCTGACATTTGATGATGGACCTACTCCTGTAGGAAATTACACTGCTGATATCTGCAAGACATTGAAAGAAAATTCGTTTCCCTCGATTTTTTTTGTCCTGGGAGTGCATCTGGAGAGACAGACTGGCCTGAATCTGCTTCTGTCCGAAAAGGATACAGGGGCAGTAGCCGGCGTTCACGGTTACTGGCATGCCACGCCTGACGACAGGCCTCTTACAGCCTATGACTGGGCAACGATCAAAGATCAGCTCTCCAAGACCATGTCGCAGATCGAAGGGAACGGGCAGAATCCTGTATTTTTCCGGCCTCCTTACGGCATTGTCAGAGATACAGACCTGAACAGCATCAGAAGCGAATTGGACCTGATCCCTGTCGGCTGGACCATAGACAGCCAGGACTGGTCCATCAAGTCTCCGAAGGAACTTTTTGCGAACATCACAAAGCAGATCACAAAACGGAAAAAGGGGATACTGCTGATGCACGACATACATCCACAGAGCAGGGAAGTGCTGTCCAGCCTCTGCAAATGGCTCAAAGCCAACAATTACTCCGTTGTTTCCCCGCAGAAGCTTGTGGACGCCTTTTCCACGCATGACGATGAAAGCTTATGA